The genomic window TCATTTGATTTTCCGTCATTAAATGAAATCATATAATCATAAATTCAATTTGGATATTTTTCAAGAAGTGTAATTTCTGACATTTGGGAAAGTTTTTCTTTTAAAATATTTTCTCAATTATCATTATAAAAAAACTTTAAAATAATTTCAGAATAATGTAAATCTGTATTAATTAATATATCGATTTTTTGATCAAGTCATTTTTTAATCTCATCAGTTTTTAATTTGACATTACTTTTTGAATTAATAATAGTATATAAACATTCTATAATAACCCAATCATCTGTTTTATCTAAATTAAAATTATTCAAAACATACTCAGCATAACGTGCAAAATTATATTTGTCTTTAAATTTATCAATATGTTTATCTATAAAAAAATTATAAATTCTAGATGACATTGTTACAATATAATCTAAATTAGTCTCAGAATAAGGAAAAAATTCAAAAACACACAATTCATAATTTCAAAATTTTTCTATGTTCCTATCAAGTTTATATAAATTCAACTTATTGTTTTCTTCAGATAAATACAAAGACTTTATAAAATCAGTATCATAGCTATATGTTTCAAAATTAACGGTATTAATCAGTTCACTGATTTCGTTATTTAATCAATTATTATCTAAATTCAATAGCTTTGAAAGTTTATTAAATTCATATAATGTGTCTAATGATGATACTTCTTTTGTGTTATATATATTTATAAAACCTTTATTTTTGACTAATTTAGATTCAATTAAATCATCATATATATCAGTATTAAGTGGTTCTACGATCATAAATGGTAATGAATTAATTGTTCTTTTAGTCTTAATTTTTTTACTAACTAAAATTACTGTTGGAATAGAAATAAACAATGTTCCAAGAATTAAACTTGAAATCAATAAATATTTTTTATATATTTTTTTCATTTTTCCTTTCTGATTTTATTTTAATAAATTTTGATATAAATATATTATTTTTGGGTTTAAAAATCACGGGTATAGATCAAAAATAAAATAAAACAAAATTTGTTAATACATTCAAACGCTTTGATTCAATATATTTAATTCTTTATAATAAGCGATGAGTATTTCATTTTTATGGATCTTACAAAATAATCAAATAAATATAAAAATACAGAGCAATTCTGTATTTTAGGCATTAACCCCTTAATAAAAGTAAGCTTTTTTTAAAAAAAGTACTAAGGGAAATTGATGTATATATAAAAATGGTAAGACTAAAAATTATTATCCATGTAATCAAGGTTTTTGCATATACCTCAGTGACAATAGGTGTTATTTTAGCAAAACTATTCATATTTGAATATAGTAAAAATTGAATGGGTTGAACAAAAATTAAGGAAACAATTAATGTTAATATCATTAATAAAACGATAATTGATATATGGTACATTAAACTTTGAAAAGGTTTAGCACCATAGACTTTTAATATTCCAATTATTTTACGTTTTGAATGGATACTCATAAAGCTAAAAACAGTTATGAAGAGCAATGACAATAAAGCTAAAGCAAAAGAAATATAGGCTAAAATAATTGATGTAGAATTTTGACTACTTACAATTTTAGCGATAGCTTCATCCGTGTAATTAATAATCCTATATCCTTCTTTTTCTAACTCTTCTATTTTGTTTTTGTCATCTGTATAAATATTAATAGACTTGAATACATTTTCATTTTTTATATTATATAAATCATTGGAAATCATTATTTCGTCACTATCGTTTTCGTATATCCCGACAACCTTTACGTAAAAACCTCTATAAATTCCACCAATATTAAAATATTCGTTTAAATATTTTTTATCCCCATAAACATTGCTGGATGGAATTAAAATTTCATCATAGTTTTCTATATATCTACCATTTAAAATTTTGATATTATCATTTTGAGGTAAGACTTTTTGTATCTTAGTCGAGTCGAATGAGGGTGTTGGTTTCCCATTCAAGGTGATATTTTCAAGATAAACATCTTTACTAAATATTTTTGCAATATCATAACTTCAATTAAACGAAACATTTTTATTTAAATATGTGTAATAAATATCTCTAATATTAATATTTTCATTAATTCCAATTATTGTAAATTCTTGTTTAATTTCTTCATCATTTTTTGATATAAGTATTTCAAATTTCTTACCTATAGGATCTTCTATTTTTAATTTATCTACAATATCTTTTCCTAAAATAATTTCATTATCATTTAAAAATGGAATTTTTTTATTTGAATTAATTCAAATATTATTTGATAAATATTCACCATTATCCACAAAAAATATATCTTCAAGAAACGTTTTTTCACCATTAATATAATAATATGGAATTCGTGTTATGTAATTTTGTGAAATGTAATCAAAGCCTTTATCATTAATATGTTCTAAGTCATAGCTGGTGATATAACTTGAGTGGTGTTTTGTTTCAACTTCGTAAATATTTTGCTCAATTTGATTTTTATACGATGAATTTATATTAAAAGTTTTTTGTGTTAAGTTAACAGCTGTACTTGTTGATATGCATGTTGTTACAAATGTTAAAAGTACTAATAAAAATAGTAATCATTTTCTCTTAAAATCAGATCAAGTTAAACTTAAAATTGGTTTATATTTGCTAAATTTTGTCTTATGACTTTTAACATTAACGACTGGTTTTTTGTCCACTGACGGTAATTTATTTTCCATCATCATTTTTGTTTCCATATCAAAGATATAATCACCATATTTTTTTGCAGATTCAAGATCGTGGGAAACTACAATAATAGTTTTAGAATCTTTTAATTTTGAAAGTAAATTAAAGATCTCATCACTATTTTTAGCATCTAAATTTCCAGTTGGTTCATCACAAAGTAAAATGTCAGATCCTCTAGATAATGAACGTATGATCGCAATCCTTTGCTTTTCTCCACCACTTAGTTTTGACACTTTTTTATTTAAAGTTTTTTTGGAAATATTAAGCACTTTTGCGATTTCATATATATCAGATACATTAACTTCCCTGTTTATAATTTGATTTGAAATTAAAATATTTTGTAAACCACTTAAATTTTCAATTAGATTAAAATTTTGAAAAACATAATCTATCTTTATTTCTTCTTTTTTATTTTCAAAATCTACTTCGTTATTATCAAATAATATCTCGCCAGAATCACATTTTTCCAACCCACCTATGATATTAAGCAAAGTTGACTTACCACAACCTGACCTACCTGTAATAAAAATTAATTTATTTTTCTTAAATTCTGCATTTAAATTTTTTATTACATATTTGTCTTCATATTTTTTACTTAAGTTTTTAATATTAATCAAAATGCGAACCTTCAAAACTATTATAAATATTTTTATTTATAGAACTAACTTCGGTATCTACCGAAACATAATATGAATTATTCAATTTAAAAAGCGTTCTAACATTTACGGAACCATCAATTCAACTTGAGAATCTGGCAGAAACATTATATTCATTTTTTATTCGTTCACTACTTGTTGTTGTAAGTGTTTCTTGATAACTTTTATCAGATTTTGATATTGAAACCGAACCACCTAAAGAAGCATTTACTCCACTTGTTCCGGCACTTATCCCTCCTGAAAAAGTCGCTCCATTAATTCCTCAGTAATCGATTCAATAATTGGTTGTCATAGCAATGTAAGGGATTTGGTATGGTTTCTTATCTTTTACAACATTAGATCACGATTTTCCATCTCAATGCGCTTTATCAGGAACAAATCAATTGTGCGATACTTTCACAGTTCCTTCATTTGCAACAAATAAATCTAATCCATTAACGCGTTTATATGCATATTTATTAGTAGAAATATTAGAAGTATCCACAGTTCAAGCTTTAGCTTCTTTTGAATTTAACTCAATTGCCACTACGGTTGGTGCACCAATTGCAACGACTGTAGATGAAAATAATAAGCCTTTTATAATTTTTTTCATTCTTTCTCCATCAAATATTTTTATTTACTTACATAAGTATCAAAAAATGTTCAGTATTACTTACATATTTTATCAATACAAATACATAAGGAAGAAATGCAAGAATATAAAATTTCATTTGATTTATTTCAAAAATAAAAAAACACTATTTAACGTATATTAATGTTTTTTAAGATTTTTATATTCTTTTCTTCTAGAATTATTTTAATAAATTTGAAGTTTTTTCATTAAATTTTTTGAAAGAAATTATAGTATAAATTAGTATAGAAAGAATAGTTAATGAAATTCAGGTAATCGATACCACTTTGAAATTGTAAACTCAATCAATGTTAACTTGAAACTCCATAAGTTGTATATAACCAGAAACCCATAAATGAATTGGATAATAAAGTGAAAAACTTATTATACCTGCTATTAATAAAATTACAATAAGAGATGTTATATGATATAACATGCATACAAAAGTTTTGGCTCCTAGTACTTTAAATATTCCTATTTCTTTAGTTTTAGAATCATTTAACATTTTTCCGGTTATAATCAAAATCAAGAACGATATTAAAGAAATTGATAAAGAAACATATTTAAGAGTTGTATGAAGTCCTAAAGAATTTTGTAATATTTTTTCTAAAAATTGGGTTGATGGTTTGAAAATCTCATATAAGTAATTAATATTTTGAATTTTTTTATTTATTTCTGAGTCATCGCTATAAATTTTTAAAAAATTAGGTTGTGCTTTATTAATATTTTTTATGAATTCATCTGATCCTGCTATTGCTTTTTTTTCGTATTCGAAAACTCCAACAACTTTAACATAAGTGTTTTTATTTTCCGTTTGCAATAAATACTCAAAATTTAATTTAATATTAGAATTGTAGATCGATGATGAAATTAATATTTCACTACTACTATTAACTTTTCTACCATCTATAATTTTTAAGTCATTATCATTTATTAAATTTGTAAATTTTACCTGTGTCTTTTTATTATCAACATTGTAATTTAATATGTAACTTTCATTATCAAAAAAATTATCTTCAACTAATTTTAATTTAGTATTAGGATTTATAAAACTTAGTATAAATTTATTATCCGTAGTTCTTAAATAATTTATGTCAACAACGTTAAATTCATAATTATAAATGTTGATTTTGTTTCCTATTATTTCCTCTGGTTTTATTTTAAATTTATCTAATATATTACCACTTAATATAATTTCATTTTCTTTCAAAAATTTAATTTCTTTGTTTGAATATGTTTGAACTTCATTTCTTTTCGACTCGATATTATCATAACCTTCAATTTCTAAATTATTTATTACTGTTTTTTTATCATTATAACTAACTAAATAATATTGCTCATTAAATTTGTATTCTTCTACAACTCTATTTACATTAAAATTATTAGTTATGTTTTCAATTTCTTCTTTAGTAAATACTGCTTTATTTTTCTTAACTAAGTTAAATTGATCTAAATTAGCTTTATTAACATTAGATTGCACCATATTTTCATTGATATGTATTAAATTATTTGAAGTTGAAATAAGTAAAGTAGAAAAAACAAATGATAATATTAGTAAAATAAATAATACAAATTTCTTTTTGTAATCCGATCATACTAATTTTAGTGTTGGTTTTAATTTTGAATTTTTTATTTTAACTTCAATTTTATTATTGATTAATGTATTTTGTATTTCGTTGACTTCGTTATTTATTAAAACATTTTTTTCTAAATCATAAATATAATCACCATAACGTTTAGCTGATTTGACATCATGAGTAATTATAATTATTGTTTTACTAGACTTTAAACTAGATAAAATCTTAAAAACTTCATCACTATTATTTTGATCTAAATTCCCAGTTGGTTCGTCACATAAAATAATTTCAGAATCTCTAGTTATTGATCTTAAAATTGCTATTCTTTGTTTTTGACCACCGCTTAATTTACTTACTTCTTTATTCAATATTTCCTCAGAAATATCTAATTTTTTAGCTAATTCTACTATTTCAGTTTTAGCTATATCCCTATTAATTATTTGATTAGCGATTAAAATATTATCCATCGCTGAGATATTTTCAACTAAATTATAACTTTGAAAAACACAGTCGATTTTGTTATTTTTCAAGTATTCTTTAAGTTTTATTTTTTCATCTCCAATATAAATTTCGCCAGAATCTGAATTTTCAATCCCTAAAATTAAATTCAATAGTGTTGTTTTGCCACTACCTGATCTACCGGTAATGAAGATCATCCTATTTTTAGGAAATCTTAAATTTAAATTCTCAAAGATAACTTGATCATTAAATTTCTTACTTATATTTTCTAATTCAATCAAAATTTCTCCTTTTAATATAAATTATTTTAAATCATAAAAATAAAAAAGACGTATATTTATATGGATTTTTCATAAAATACGTCATTTACATTATCAAATTTCAAAAATTTCTTCTTTTTTAGAAAATAATTCATCGCCTTCTTCCAGATTGTAAAATTCTTGGAATTCCTTGATGTTTTTTAGTTGTAGATTAACTCTTTCTTTAGCGGGCGAGTGAACATCTGTTAATAATCTTCTAATTGAATGTTCTTTATTTGCATAACCTCTCTCGCAATATGCGTAATTTTTGAAGAAATCATCAAGATTGAAATCTTTTTCACTTGAACCAGCAATTAAGGCCGAAATAATTCCTCCATTATCAGCTATATTTTCAGAAACTGTAAGTTTTCCATTAACTTTTCCAAATTCAGTTTCATAATTATCAAATAGTTCGATCATTTTTTTCGTTTTGGTTTTAAAATTTTCATAATCTTGCTCAGTTCATCAATTATTGAAACTACCATTTTCATCAAACTGTGCACCATTATTGTCAAAGGCATGGGAAATTTCATGACCTATTGTCATACCTAAACCACCATAATTTTTACCACTTGAAGCATTATAATCATAAAATGGAGCTTGTAAATAACCGGCGGGAAAAACTATTCTATTAGAAAATGGATTGAAATAAGCATTCACTTCATACGAACCCATATGTCAAATATTTTCATCAACATTTTGATTATATTTTGAATATTCAAATCTTGTAACAACTTTATCCAAATATCTAAAATTACTTAGTAAATCTCCATTTTCTTCGAAACTTATTACATTAAACTCATTAAAATATTTTTCAATATAATCTGGATAACCAACCATCGGTTGAATTTTTTCTAGCTTTTTAATTGCCATTTTAATTGTGTCGCTTGATAATCATGTATTTTGTTTTAGTCTATTTTTGTATACATCAATTATTTTATAAACCATTTTTTTAACATCTTCTTTAGCTTCATCACTAAAGTTTTTCTTACCATAATATAAACTAAAAACTTCACCGAAGTATGATAATGTTAAATAATACGCTCACTTTTCGAGACTTTTATTTTCTTTAGCACCAGTAAGAACTTGAGTTAATTCAAAAGAAATTTTTCTAGTTTCTTCAGTTAAAAATGAACCATAGAATAAGAAATTTTTAACTAAGATAAGTGATTTAAATTTTTCAAAATTTTCTTGATTGTAGATATTTTTATAGTTATTAATATATTTTGGATTTTCAACAACAATTTGATCTGGCAATTCTTTAATTGCATATAAAATGTAATCTTTAACATTAAAATTATTAAAAATTTTAACAAAGTCATCTATTTTATAAGGATTGTAATATTTAGCTGTATCTGCCTTTTCTTCGCTTGATTTCATGAATTGAGCCGCTAATTGATCAAATTCAAAAGCTTGCGAAATTATATTTTCGATTTTTTTATCATCAAAACCATATAACTTCATTAATTTTGAAGCAACATTTTTAACAGCATTTAGTATCTTTGTTTTCTTTTCTTCATCTTCATAATATTCTTTTGAAGGTAATAAACCTCTATAATCATTTGCTCATATAGTATAAATTTTATTGTTTATAAAATCTTCAGAAATACTTAATTGTAAGGGTACGAAAGCTAAAATTTCTTCAAATTCATTGATTTTTTTATAAATTTCATCGTAATTATTGATACTTAAAATTAAATCAACTTCATTTTTTATGCTTTTTCATGCTGTTTTTTCTCTATTTTCAACATCAATAAGCATTTTGTAAAAATTAACCATTTCTTTAATTTTATATTCATTAGGAATTAATTTCTCGTCTCCAGCTCAATTCTTCATTAATTTTCTTAACTCTTCATCAATTTCAAGACTTTTTTGTGAATATGAACTAATTTCACTTCTATCGGAAGGGATTGGAGTATTTTTTAATCATTCTTGGTTTACATATGTAAAGAAATCATTCTTCAATAATTTATAACTCATATATTTCTCCTATTTTTTTATGTCTTTTCATTTATATGGGAATTCTTTTGGTGTGCTTCTTAATTTAGTTATTTCAACAATAAAGTTGTGTTTGTCAGTATTATTAATTTCTAATTTCTTAACATTAATGTTATATTTAAGTTTTTTTAAAATATCTTCAGCATTTTCTATTTCAGATGAGTAATTTTGTCCCTTTATCAAAGACATATTTCCATTTATTTTTAATAAGTGGAATGAACTCATAAGCATACTTCTAACATCAGCCACAGCTCTGGCAACTATTAAATCGAAAATATTTTTTTCTAAAACTTCTTCTGAACGAGTTCTGATAACTTTAACTCTGTCTTGGATATTAAACATTGTTATAACTTCATTCAGAAAATTAACTCTTTTTTGAATGGGTTCATAAATTGTTAGTTTATTTTTATTATTTAATAAAACAAAAGGTATTGATGGAAAACCTACCCCAGCGCCAATATCCAAAATTTCCATATTTTCTTGACTTTTACAAACTTCTTCCATGTACATAAGAGATTCATAAATACCTTCTCCCCATAGTTTGTCGTCGTAAAAACCAGTTAAATTCATTACTTTGTTCTTTTCTTCTATAAAATTAACATATTTTTCAAGTGTAGAAAAATCATAATTATTGTTTTTACAATAATTAATAACAATTTCTTTATTTGTCATTATATTTTTTTAATATTCCTTTTGAATTTTGTGTATAAATCAGAAATACTTTTTCCTTCAATTGATGATTCAATAACACCAGCTAAAAATTCACCTAAACTTACAATTTCAAGTTTTGTGTATTTTTTGGCTAATTCATAGTTATCAATTGAGTCAGTAATAATAACTTTTTCAACATTAGGATTTTGTTCAAAAGCATCAAAACCTTTCGAAAAAATTCCATGACTTGCCATAACAATAATTTTTTTAGCTCCATTTTCTTTCAAAGCGTCGACAGCTTTTAAAATTGTTCCACCTGTGTCAATAATATCATCAATAATAACTGCATTTTGATCTTCAATGTTTCCAATAAGACCCATAACCTCAGTTTGATTTACACCAGTTCTTCTTTTATCAATAATACTTATTCTTACAGTATTAGCAATTAACTCAGCAAGTCTTCTTGCTCTAACAGTTCCACCATGGTCTGGAGATACAACTGTAAATTTCTCATTTCTAGCTACCAAAGCTTTAGCCAAAGGATATTGTCCTCTTAAATCGTCGATTGGAATATCAAAAAATCCTTGAATTGAAGGGTTGTGTAAGTCAACACAAATTAATTTTGTTGCACCTGCTTTTTGTAAAAAGTCAGCAACTAATTTAGCACCAATAGGTTGTCTTCCCGCAGCTTTTCTATCTTGTCTTGCATAACCATAATAACTTAAACAAACAGTAATTGATCTAGCACTAGCTCTTTTTAATGAATCTAAAAATAAAGATAATTCCATGATGTTGTCATTAACAGGTCTAGAAGTGTTTGCAATAATGTAAACATCTTTTCCTCTTACTGTTTCATCAGCAACCATCATTATTTCACCATCAGCGTAAACTGTTTTGGTAATTCCTGTTAGAGGAATATTTAAAATTTCAGATACTTTATTTGCTAAAGTCTTAGAGTTATCAAGACCAAAAAGCATCACATCTTTCTTTTTCATTTTCTCCACCTTTTTTATAATTTTTACTTAATTATAATATAAAAAATTTTAAAGGTTTGATTTGTTGATCTTTTTTCAATAAAAAAGAATGTTTAACACATTCTAATTTTGAAACTCTGTTAAATATTGATGTAACTTTATAATTTCTTCTAGATCTAGTTGTTGAATTCTAACATTTTCATCAATGTTTAATTTTTCATATGCTTTTTTTATTGCATTTGTTGAAAACTTATTTGTTAAAGAATAAGTTAATTTTTTTCTTCTTGCTAAAAAACAAAGTTTAAAGAATTCTTTTAATTCAGAGTAGTTTTTCATATTCTTCTTAAACTTTAATGAAATTATTGCTGAATCAACTTTTGGAGCTGGGTTAAATGAATTTGCTTTTACAATAAATTCTAATTTACAATCAGCTAAATATTGACAAGTTAGTGAAAGTTTTGAATAATCAGGTGAATTTTTTTTAGCAATAATTCTTTGAGCAACTTCTTTTTGAACCATCAAAATAGCACTATTAAAGTTTTCTACTTGATCAAAAATTTTAAAAAGTATATCGGTTGTAATGTAGTATGGAATGTTTGCAATAACATCATAATTTTTATAGTTTTGTAAATCAGCCTCAAGAAAATCCATTTGGTTAAGTGTGAAATTATCATCATGAATTTCCTTTTTTAAAATTTCAACCATGTCCGGATCAATTTCAAAACAATCTAGTTTTTTTGCTTCTTTAACAAGTATTTTTGTCAATGCACCGCGACCTGGTCCTATTTCAATAATATTTTTATTTTTTGGTTGTGAAACATCAATTATTTTTTTAATAATATTTTGATCAATTAAAAAATTTTGACCAAACTTCTTTTTAGCATAGACTTCTTTTTTCATTACTTTATATTAAACAACTCTCTTAAGTTTTTATTAACAATTGATACAAATTTATCCATACCCATTTCTAATAAACCACCTATATAATAAGATACAAATAAAACCTTGTTTGGTTCATTTTTTTCTTCAACAAATGGGTGTGGTCTTAAGTATGGACTATCAGTTTCAACTAAAATTCTATTCAATGGAACTATCTTTATTACATTTCTAGCATTCTGATTTGAAGCAAAAGTTACAGTTCCACTAAAACTAAAATATGCATCTAATTCTTTAAATTTTTCGGCTCATTCAACAGTTCCGCTAAAGGTGTGTAACATAAATTTAACTTTGTATTTTTTCATTAGATCATAAACATCTTGATAAGCTTGATCACAATCTTCTTTATCTCTAATATGGATTACAACTGGCAAATTAAATTTTTGAGCTAATTTTAATTGACCTTCCATGCTTTTGATTTGATTTTCACGACTTGGACCATCTTCATAATAATAATCCAAACCGATTTCACCAATAGCTTTAATAGAATCATTAATTAATGGTTCAACTCTTAAATAATCATTCTCATCATTTCCATCTTCAGGATGAATACCGATGGCCGGTACTAAAATATTTAACTGTTTATATCTTTCAATCAATTTTAATATCTGTAAATTTTCTTTTTCATGTCCACCATTAACAACTAAAAATTCAATATTATTTGATATCGCTTGTTCAATAATCATATCGATGTGTTCTGATAAATATGAACTATTTGTTAAGTGACAATGCGCATCTACAAATTTACTTCTTTTTTTACTCATGTGTTTATTATAATAAAAAAATATTTTTATGTAATTTATTGCTTATTTAATTTAAAATATAAATGTTATAACTTATATTAAGGAGAAAAATGAATAAAAATAGTTTAAAAAATGATTTTTTTAATCATATAAATCACGAATGACTTGAAAAAACACAAATTCCTTCAGATAGACCTTCAATTTCAGGTTTTGGAGAATTAGATTTAGCCATCGAAAAATTAATTATTGATTTAACGTTAGGTTTTGCTGATGGTTCAAAAGAAATGCCTGATAACAAATACATTAAAGAATATATAAAATTATTTAGAAAATTTTACAACGTTGATCAAAGAGCACAAGATTCATATAAACCAGCACATAAAATTTTATCTAAAATCGAAGAATTAGAATCGTTTGATGAATTAAATGAAAAATTCATTGAGTTTCAAAGAGATTTCACTTACTTACCTGTTGATTTTGGTGTTGCTGAAGACATGAAAAACAGTAAAATGAATGTCTTGTGAGCTGAAACTCCTGGACTAATTCTTCCGGATAAAACTGATTATGAAGATGTCGAAAATAGGGATAAAAAATTAAATGCATGAAAATCAATGGTTAAAAAATTGTTGATTAAATATGGAAAAACTGAAGAAGAAAGCGAAAAACTTTTAGACGATGCAATTAAATTTGATTCATTATTAGTTGAATCTTCAAAAAACAGTGTTGAGATGGCACAGTACACAAAACTTTATAACCCATTAAATCAAGAAGAAATCAAAAAATACTTTATTGGTTTTGATTTAATTAACCATGCTTCTGTATTAGTTGAAAACAAACCTATTAATAAGGTAATTTTCCCTAATGAAAAAATTTTTCCGGTATTTAAAAATATTTTTAACGAAAATAACTTTAAAATCTATAAATCAGCTTTATTTGTCTTTAACTTATTAAAAGTTGCGCCATTTTTAAATGAAGAATCAAGAATTATTTCTGGGGAATTTAGTAGATTTTTAAGTGGAACAAAAGAAGCAAAATCATTACTTAAATATTCTGTAAATTCAGCGCTAGCATATTATTCAATTCCTTTTGGTATTTACTACGCCAAAACATATTTTGGTGAAGAAAATAAAAAGGAAGTAGAAAAAATGATCGAAGAAATGATTCAAGTTTATAAAGAAAGACTTGAATCAAATAGCTGACTTGAAAGAAAAACAATTGAAAAAGCTTTAGAAAAATTAAGCAAAATTGAATATATGGTTGCTTATCCCGAAGAACTTCAACCTGTTTATGATCATTTATTTATCAATGAAAGCAAATCTCTTGTCGAAAATATTTTTGAATTAAATGCAGTTAGAAATAAATTCTCATTTAAAAAATATTTAGAAGAAACAAATCCAAAATATTGAAGCATGTCACCTGCAACTGTTAACGCATATTACAATCCAATGAAGAACCATATTGTTTTCCCATCTGCTATTCTTTCATACCCATTCTACTCACCAAAAAATAGTTCAGCTGCTAACTTCGGTGGAATTGGTGCTGTTATAGCTCATGAAATATCTCATGCTTTTGACAATAATGGTTCACAATTCGATTCAGATGGTAATTTAAATAATTGATGAACAGAAAACGATTTAGCAAAATTCAATAAAAAAATTGAACATATTATTAGATTATTTGATGGAAGAGAAGTTATTAGTGAACAAAAATGTAATGGTACTTTAACAGCATCAGAAAATATTGCTGACTGTGGTGGTTTCCAATGTGCTTATGAAGCCGCAAGCAGAAGAAGTGATTTTAATAGAAGAGATTTCTTTGAATCATGAGCAAGAATTTGAAGATTTAAATCAAGCGACGAATACATTAAACTTCTTTTAAGTGTGGACGTTCACGCTCCAGCTAAATTAAGAGCTAATGTTCATTTAATGAATTCAGCAGAATTCCAAGAAGAATTTGATATTACAGAAAATGACAAAATGTATCTTCCTAAAGAAGAAATGTTAGAAATTTGATAATTAAAGTGCGTTATTGCACTTTTTTAATATAAAAATGCAAAA from Mycoplasma anserisalpingitidis includes these protein-coding regions:
- the rsmG gene encoding 16S rRNA (guanine(527)-N(7))-methyltransferase RsmG translates to MTNKEIVINYCKNNNYDFSTLEKYVNFIEEKNKVMNLTGFYDDKLWGEGIYESLMYMEEVCKSQENMEILDIGAGVGFPSIPFVLLNNKNKLTIYEPIQKRVNFLNEVITMFNIQDRVKVIRTRSEEVLEKNIFDLIVARAVADVRSMLMSSFHLLKINGNMSLIKGQNYSSEIENAEDILKKLKYNINVKKLEINNTDKHNFIVEITKLRSTPKEFPYKWKDIKK
- a CDS encoding ribose-phosphate pyrophosphokinase; this translates as MKKKDVMLFGLDNSKTLANKVSEILNIPLTGITKTVYADGEIMMVADETVRGKDVYIIANTSRPVNDNIMELSLFLDSLKRASARSITVCLSYYGYARQDRKAAGRQPIGAKLVADFLQKAGATKLICVDLHNPSIQGFFDIPIDDLRGQYPLAKALVARNEKFTVVSPDHGGTVRARRLAELIANTVRISIIDKRRTGVNQTEVMGLIGNIEDQNAVIIDDIIDTGGTILKAVDALKENGAKKIIVMASHGIFSKGFDAFEQNPNVEKVIITDSIDNYELAKKYTKLEIVSLGEFLAGVIESSIEGKSISDLYTKFKRNIKKI
- the rsmA gene encoding 16S rRNA (adenine(1518)-N(6)/adenine(1519)-N(6))-dimethyltransferase RsmA codes for the protein MKKEVYAKKKFGQNFLIDQNIIKKIIDVSQPKNKNIIEIGPGRGALTKILVKEAKKLDCFEIDPDMVEILKKEIHDDNFTLNQMDFLEADLQNYKNYDVIANIPYYITTDILFKIFDQVENFNSAILMVQKEVAQRIIAKKNSPDYSKLSLTCQYLADCKLEFIVKANSFNPAPKVDSAIISLKFKKNMKNYSELKEFFKLCFLARRKKLTYSLTNKFSTNAIKKAYEKLNIDENVRIQQLDLEEIIKLHQYLTEFQN
- a CDS encoding TatD family hydrolase; the encoded protein is MSKKRSKFVDAHCHLTNSSYLSEHIDMIIEQAISNNIEFLVVNGGHEKENLQILKLIERYKQLNILVPAIGIHPEDGNDENDYLRVEPLINDSIKAIGEIGLDYYYEDGPSRENQIKSMEGQLKLAQKFNLPVVIHIRDKEDCDQAYQDVYDLMKKYKVKFMLHTFSGTVEWAEKFKELDAYFSFSGTVTFASNQNARNVIKIVPLNRILVETDSPYLRPHPFVEEKNEPNKVLFVSYYIGGLLEMGMDKFVSIVNKNLRELFNIK
- a CDS encoding M13 family metallopeptidase, coding for MNKNSLKNDFFNHINHEWLEKTQIPSDRPSISGFGELDLAIEKLIIDLTLGFADGSKEMPDNKYIKEYIKLFRKFYNVDQRAQDSYKPAHKILSKIEELESFDELNEKFIEFQRDFTYLPVDFGVAEDMKNSKMNVLWAETPGLILPDKTDYEDVENRDKKLNAWKSMVKKLLIKYGKTEEESEKLLDDAIKFDSLLVESSKNSVEMAQYTKLYNPLNQEEIKKYFIGFDLINHASVLVENKPINKVIFPNEKIFPVFKNIFNENNFKIYKSALFVFNLLKVAPFLNEESRIISGEFSRFLSGTKEAKSLLKYSVNSALAYYSIPFGIYYAKTYFGEENKKEVEKMIEEMIQVYKERLESNSWLERKTIEKALEKLSKIEYMVAYPEELQPVYDHLFINESKSLVENIFELNAVRNKFSFKKYLEETNPKYWSMSPATVNAYYNPMKNHIVFPSAILSYPFYSPKNSSAANFGGIGAVIAHEISHAFDNNGSQFDSDGNLNNWWTENDLAKFNKKIEHIIRLFDGREVISEQKCNGTLTASENIADCGGFQCAYEAASRRSDFNRRDFFESWARIWRFKSSDEYIKLLLSVDVHAPAKLRANVHLMNSAEFQEEFDITENDKMYLPKEEMLEIW